One Prunus dulcis chromosome 7, ALMONDv2, whole genome shotgun sequence DNA segment encodes these proteins:
- the LOC117635761 gene encoding uncharacterized protein LOC117635761 isoform X1, whose protein sequence is MLRNKSLRIQNMPQEGLRSAVYRSFVTCDDPKGVVDCGMIRKSKSGSQKIEQKMENRRKSKNSSTSLDIKTGKHEMIPEKCTGEFQNPSFQLMEISRGAQKLNHTIDSWSSGKRFDGQPKDIAEDLLKGALDLQESLAMLGKLQEASQYMAHLNKKHTEKSERGRNNGAETHRAYSNHYGDRNYVTEFQKPRLSADGSSRSCTEELKKVIRDSLVKQKLVEDTTFVEKPYTFFPQRYMDSCSDSPSTSSSQSSMFHTTSDSTIASAPPQKAKGGPNLIAKLMGIEEYPLQATLKKQLEEGEKISSQQRTMFDIDRPKVRKPQTLAQNVDHERRTLREVLETMRFKGLLKGNYVQEHKPDFHHSHNSDSEKRFTYDNPPIVLIRPLPDPSLELEKPHAPLAQAEEAFYTKKMPKKLGNEEEFCPKTIHCKEGALKFDKTDRKVEAESKRVNHEERAKNHKVAVEKPEEKEVKTKEKASRKLKASHPVDHKPQKKEAIDKKVDRIQKVTAVRNSPEKDVVKAKNVPKSQEQDKLTSTKVRKHESGSNIIKNQTSRQPNTMTNTISKRSTQTVVSNPTERKRNHLKKEKPVKEPIEAKSVTKNVVSEESDKRIDMDDKSDASPISSNITKEEETDTYGSQTEGHYTNSQSSLYDATPPSPEQELDTKTAEEASEHISQSARDGQTLESGENLGDFLLNNPSFLSLAEELFDLKVNSSTILLTSSIHSFGESGRRLFMDCASELIKCRSVQDSKTVDLLLLTCQGKSRICISLDKLVQEVCNGIENLIKYSKLAGENLLADSLHAILERDIMCRGVVNGTWDLGWRSGFSRDEAEQVVDDIEELVLDGLIEEVFA, encoded by the exons ATGCTGAGAAATAAAAGCCTCAGAATTCAG AATATGCCTCAAGAGGGCCTGAGATCAGCTGTGTACAGATCATTTGTCACATGTGATGATCCAAAAGGAGTTGTTGATTGTGGGATGATTAGAAAATCCAAAAGTGGTTCCCAGAAAATAGAGCAGAAGATGGAAAACAGAAGAAAGTCCAAGAACTCAAGCACATCTTTGGATATCAAGACAGGGAAGCATGAGATGATCCCTGAAAAGTGCACAGGGGAGTTTCAAAACCCATCTTTTCAGCTTATGGAAATATCTAGAGGAGCTCAGAAGCTGAACCACACGATTGATTCTTGGTCCAGTGGGAAGAGGTTTGATGGGCAGCCTAAAGACATTGCAGAGGATTTGCTCAAAGGAGCTCTTGATCTGCAAGAGTCTCTTGCCATGCTTGGCAAGTTGCAGGAAGCATCACAGTACATGGCTCACTTGAACAAGAAACACACAGAAAAGTCtgaaagaggaagaaacaATGGAGCGGAGACTCACAGAGCTTACTCAAATCATTATGGAGATCGCAATTATGTGACAGAATTTCAAAAGCCTAGGCTTTCTGCTGATGGGTCTTCTAGGAGTTGTACTGAGGAACTTAAGAAGGTGATCAGAGACAGTCTTGTAAAACAGAAACTGGTGGAAGATACAACTTTTGTTGAAAAGCCTTATACTTTTTTCCCTCAAAGATATATGGATTCATGTTCAGACTCTCCGTCCACCAGCTCAAGCCAATCTTCCATGTTTCATACCACTAGTGACTCCACCATAGCATCAGCTCCTCCACAGAAGGCTAAAGGAGGCCCGAATCTGATTGCCAAGCTGATGGGTATAGAAGAGTACCCTTTACAGGCCACTCTCAAGAAACAGTTGGAGGAGGGTGAGAAGATTTCTAGTCAGCAGAGAACTATGTTTGATATTGATAGGCCGAAGGTGAGAAAGCCTCAAACTTTAGCTCAAAATGTTGATCATGAAAGGAGGACCTTGAGGGAAGTTCTTGAGACGATGCGATTTAAAGGACTTCTGAAAGGCAATTATGTTCAAGAGCATAAACCTGATTTCCATCATTCCCATAACTCTGATTCTGAAAAACGATTCACTTATGACAATCCACCTATTGTACTTATAAGGCCTCTTCCTGATCCATCTCTTGAATTGGAGAAGCCCCATGCACCATTGGCTCAGGCAGAGGAAGCTTTCTACACCAAAAAGATGCCAAAAAAACTGGGGAATGAAGAAGAGTTTTGTCCCAAAACAATCCATTGTAAAGAAGGAGCTTTGAAGTTTGACAAAACGGACCGAAAAGTGGAAGCAGAAAGCAAAAGGGTTAACCATGAAGAAAGAGCTAAAAACCATAAAGTGGCAGTAGAGAAAcctgaagaaaaagaagtcaagacaaaagaaaaggcttCAAGAAAGTTGAAAGCTTCTCATCCTGTAGATCACAAACCGCAGAAAAAGGAGGCAATTGACAAGAAGGTTGATAGGATCCAAAAGGTGACTGCTGTTAGGAATTCACCAGAAAAAGATGTAGTGAAAGCTAAAAATGTGCCAAAGTCTCAAGAACAAGACAAATTGACATCTACAAAGGTGAGAAAGCATGAATCTGGATCAAACATCATAAAGAATCAAACTTCCCGACAACCAAATACTATGACAAACACAATCTCAAAACGTTCAACTCAGACTGTAGTGTCTAACCCCACAGAGCGGAAAAGGAATCACTTAAAGAAGGAGAAGCCAGTCAAAGAGCCTATAGAAGCTAAATCAGTT aCCAAAAATGTTGTGAGTGAAGAAAGTGACAAGAGGATTGATATGGACGACAAAAGTGACGCTTCTCCAATCAGCTCCAACATCACTAAGGAAGAGGAAACAGATACCTATGGATCTCAGACTGAAG GACATTACACTAATTCTCAAAGTTCTCTATATGATGCCACACCACCGAGCCCTGAACAAGAACTAGACACTAAAACTGCAGAAGAAGCTTCTGAGCACATTAGTCAGAGTGCAAGGGATGGCCAAACGTTGGAAAGTGGAGAAAATCTTGGAGATTTCCTTTTGAACAATCCATCATTTCTGAGTCTTGCAGAGGAGCTTTTTGATCTTAAAGTGAATAGCTCTACAATCTTACTAACATCTTCCATTCACAGTTTTGGAGAATCCGGTAGAAGACTATTTATGGATTGTGCAAGTGAACTCATCAAGTGCAGAAGTGTTCAAGATTCAAAAACAGTTGATCTTTTGCTACTAACATGTCAGGGCAAGTCAAGAATTTGCATATCTCTAGACAAGTTGGTGCAAGAAGTTTGTAACGGGATCGAGAATCTGATAAAATACAGCAAGCTTGCTGGCGAGAACCTTCTTGCAGACAGTCTGCATGCAATCTTGGAGAGAGATATAATGTGCAGAGGAGTGGTAAATGGGACATGGGATTTGGGTTGGAGAAGTGGATTTTCAAGGGATGAAGCTGAGCAAGTAGTGGATGACATAGAGGAACTGGTTTTAGATGGATTGATTGAGGAGGTATTTGCATAA
- the LOC117635761 gene encoding uncharacterized protein LOC117635761 isoform X2 gives MPQEGLRSAVYRSFVTCDDPKGVVDCGMIRKSKSGSQKIEQKMENRRKSKNSSTSLDIKTGKHEMIPEKCTGEFQNPSFQLMEISRGAQKLNHTIDSWSSGKRFDGQPKDIAEDLLKGALDLQESLAMLGKLQEASQYMAHLNKKHTEKSERGRNNGAETHRAYSNHYGDRNYVTEFQKPRLSADGSSRSCTEELKKVIRDSLVKQKLVEDTTFVEKPYTFFPQRYMDSCSDSPSTSSSQSSMFHTTSDSTIASAPPQKAKGGPNLIAKLMGIEEYPLQATLKKQLEEGEKISSQQRTMFDIDRPKVRKPQTLAQNVDHERRTLREVLETMRFKGLLKGNYVQEHKPDFHHSHNSDSEKRFTYDNPPIVLIRPLPDPSLELEKPHAPLAQAEEAFYTKKMPKKLGNEEEFCPKTIHCKEGALKFDKTDRKVEAESKRVNHEERAKNHKVAVEKPEEKEVKTKEKASRKLKASHPVDHKPQKKEAIDKKVDRIQKVTAVRNSPEKDVVKAKNVPKSQEQDKLTSTKVRKHESGSNIIKNQTSRQPNTMTNTISKRSTQTVVSNPTERKRNHLKKEKPVKEPIEAKSVTKNVVSEESDKRIDMDDKSDASPISSNITKEEETDTYGSQTEGHYTNSQSSLYDATPPSPEQELDTKTAEEASEHISQSARDGQTLESGENLGDFLLNNPSFLSLAEELFDLKVNSSTILLTSSIHSFGESGRRLFMDCASELIKCRSVQDSKTVDLLLLTCQGKSRICISLDKLVQEVCNGIENLIKYSKLAGENLLADSLHAILERDIMCRGVVNGTWDLGWRSGFSRDEAEQVVDDIEELVLDGLIEEVFA, from the exons ATGCCTCAAGAGGGCCTGAGATCAGCTGTGTACAGATCATTTGTCACATGTGATGATCCAAAAGGAGTTGTTGATTGTGGGATGATTAGAAAATCCAAAAGTGGTTCCCAGAAAATAGAGCAGAAGATGGAAAACAGAAGAAAGTCCAAGAACTCAAGCACATCTTTGGATATCAAGACAGGGAAGCATGAGATGATCCCTGAAAAGTGCACAGGGGAGTTTCAAAACCCATCTTTTCAGCTTATGGAAATATCTAGAGGAGCTCAGAAGCTGAACCACACGATTGATTCTTGGTCCAGTGGGAAGAGGTTTGATGGGCAGCCTAAAGACATTGCAGAGGATTTGCTCAAAGGAGCTCTTGATCTGCAAGAGTCTCTTGCCATGCTTGGCAAGTTGCAGGAAGCATCACAGTACATGGCTCACTTGAACAAGAAACACACAGAAAAGTCtgaaagaggaagaaacaATGGAGCGGAGACTCACAGAGCTTACTCAAATCATTATGGAGATCGCAATTATGTGACAGAATTTCAAAAGCCTAGGCTTTCTGCTGATGGGTCTTCTAGGAGTTGTACTGAGGAACTTAAGAAGGTGATCAGAGACAGTCTTGTAAAACAGAAACTGGTGGAAGATACAACTTTTGTTGAAAAGCCTTATACTTTTTTCCCTCAAAGATATATGGATTCATGTTCAGACTCTCCGTCCACCAGCTCAAGCCAATCTTCCATGTTTCATACCACTAGTGACTCCACCATAGCATCAGCTCCTCCACAGAAGGCTAAAGGAGGCCCGAATCTGATTGCCAAGCTGATGGGTATAGAAGAGTACCCTTTACAGGCCACTCTCAAGAAACAGTTGGAGGAGGGTGAGAAGATTTCTAGTCAGCAGAGAACTATGTTTGATATTGATAGGCCGAAGGTGAGAAAGCCTCAAACTTTAGCTCAAAATGTTGATCATGAAAGGAGGACCTTGAGGGAAGTTCTTGAGACGATGCGATTTAAAGGACTTCTGAAAGGCAATTATGTTCAAGAGCATAAACCTGATTTCCATCATTCCCATAACTCTGATTCTGAAAAACGATTCACTTATGACAATCCACCTATTGTACTTATAAGGCCTCTTCCTGATCCATCTCTTGAATTGGAGAAGCCCCATGCACCATTGGCTCAGGCAGAGGAAGCTTTCTACACCAAAAAGATGCCAAAAAAACTGGGGAATGAAGAAGAGTTTTGTCCCAAAACAATCCATTGTAAAGAAGGAGCTTTGAAGTTTGACAAAACGGACCGAAAAGTGGAAGCAGAAAGCAAAAGGGTTAACCATGAAGAAAGAGCTAAAAACCATAAAGTGGCAGTAGAGAAAcctgaagaaaaagaagtcaagacaaaagaaaaggcttCAAGAAAGTTGAAAGCTTCTCATCCTGTAGATCACAAACCGCAGAAAAAGGAGGCAATTGACAAGAAGGTTGATAGGATCCAAAAGGTGACTGCTGTTAGGAATTCACCAGAAAAAGATGTAGTGAAAGCTAAAAATGTGCCAAAGTCTCAAGAACAAGACAAATTGACATCTACAAAGGTGAGAAAGCATGAATCTGGATCAAACATCATAAAGAATCAAACTTCCCGACAACCAAATACTATGACAAACACAATCTCAAAACGTTCAACTCAGACTGTAGTGTCTAACCCCACAGAGCGGAAAAGGAATCACTTAAAGAAGGAGAAGCCAGTCAAAGAGCCTATAGAAGCTAAATCAGTT aCCAAAAATGTTGTGAGTGAAGAAAGTGACAAGAGGATTGATATGGACGACAAAAGTGACGCTTCTCCAATCAGCTCCAACATCACTAAGGAAGAGGAAACAGATACCTATGGATCTCAGACTGAAG GACATTACACTAATTCTCAAAGTTCTCTATATGATGCCACACCACCGAGCCCTGAACAAGAACTAGACACTAAAACTGCAGAAGAAGCTTCTGAGCACATTAGTCAGAGTGCAAGGGATGGCCAAACGTTGGAAAGTGGAGAAAATCTTGGAGATTTCCTTTTGAACAATCCATCATTTCTGAGTCTTGCAGAGGAGCTTTTTGATCTTAAAGTGAATAGCTCTACAATCTTACTAACATCTTCCATTCACAGTTTTGGAGAATCCGGTAGAAGACTATTTATGGATTGTGCAAGTGAACTCATCAAGTGCAGAAGTGTTCAAGATTCAAAAACAGTTGATCTTTTGCTACTAACATGTCAGGGCAAGTCAAGAATTTGCATATCTCTAGACAAGTTGGTGCAAGAAGTTTGTAACGGGATCGAGAATCTGATAAAATACAGCAAGCTTGCTGGCGAGAACCTTCTTGCAGACAGTCTGCATGCAATCTTGGAGAGAGATATAATGTGCAGAGGAGTGGTAAATGGGACATGGGATTTGGGTTGGAGAAGTGGATTTTCAAGGGATGAAGCTGAGCAAGTAGTGGATGACATAGAGGAACTGGTTTTAGATGGATTGATTGAGGAGGTATTTGCATAA